The Carassius auratus strain Wakin chromosome 21, ASM336829v1, whole genome shotgun sequence sequence GTGACATATTGAGACTTTTAacatgaaacattaaaataaacagcaattttacAAAGTCACGTAATGTAACAAAGCCATACAGTGACGAAATCATCTTAAAGAGTTATTTTTATGTGCATTGCAatagaaaaatatccaaacaatcTCTCAAAATATGATTATTGTAATGATGCTGATAGTATGATGAGATGAGGTATCAAGGTCCAAACCCATGTTCTGCCAGCCATTCTGTATGTAATCTCTATCTCCAGGTTGCTGAATAGTGAAATCTTGCCTGTAGCAAACTCTACAGATGTCATGATATAATCCGAGTTGTAAGGCTTTATGGAGAGTATGTCCTCCGCACTCAGCTGGGGATCTCCAAACATCTCTGCAGGCTCCTGCTGAACTTCCAGTATGCTTTGGGCCCATCCATGGAGACAGAATCCATATTCCCTGAGGCAAGAGGCTGGACACACTCCTGGATATGAGACATAAAAACACAGCCAAACAATAGTTAAATAATCTTTACTGCTGCTCTCCACAAACTGGCATTAAAAGAAACTGGGTCTTATTCACAAATAACTGCGTCAATGAATTacttattatatgaattatataattatataatatatgaatttgtactttgtgttaatgttaatacatttagaGCACTCTAAATAAGCAAACATGTGCCATAAATTAATAATCCGGACAAAACGCACCCAAATCAGCTCCATATAAGGACTTTCCGTGCAACTCTCATCACATATGACGCAATCTAAAGCCGCGTTCACGCTTTGAGAGGATGCACAGCAAGCAAGAcccttttaatacatttaaaacaaaatatctaAAATGTAATCTTAACTTGTTTCTAATACTACCGAGAGTATTCAATTTGTGCATATGTGTGGTTTCAGTTCTTACATTTGTTGGAAGATTTcacacagaaaataataaatgagATGCATATTCTACAAATAATCTAATTAAGCTGAAAAATATTTACCACAATCTAGGAAGGGTGCACTTGGTCTTTTGTCTTTCTCATAGCTGAACCAAAACTAATGATGTACTGTAGCTGGTTTTCAGAAGCTCAAAGACTGTAAGCAGTTCAAAACCATCACAGGTTCTTTCTTGGGTGACTTGCTCCTGTCCTTATCGTGGAGATATAAACTGAgctcttaaaacaaaaacatcctTCAAAGGTTGTTGAATCCACAtcattagcaaaaaataaaaaccgtGGCTATATAAGAGATTGTTTAAAAATCTCCTGAAGGATTTTAGTCTTCTAAGACAAGTTTCAGGAATCATTACAGTCTCATTCTGCTGACATTCACTTGCTCAGTATGCCTGTGAGAGGCCGGTCAGACCCAGATGTGCTGTCTGTGTGTGGAGGGTCAATAACACTTAGTATCATGGTACTGGAGGTCTTTTTGGGTCTGATGGCGCTGAGAAGGTTCATGGGGGGAAACGTGTTAGATGTAGGCCTCTCTGGTTCACCCTCCCATGCTGGTTTGCTCCACGATCTGTTCCCTCCCTGTCTGCATTTTGTCTCCAGGCCCCGTCTGGGTTCCACTGATTCCACAGCTGAGATGCCCACTCTTTTGTGACTCCTCCAGGACCAACAGGAGCATGAGCTACAGCAGTAACCTCTTGCACCAGAGCATCCTCGAGTGAGCAGAGCCAGCAGGTCCCTTTTGAAGGTGGTGTTGAGGGCAGCATAAACCAGCGGGTTACACACAGAGTTGCTGAATCCCAGGATCTGAACCACACTTACTAGGAGAAACTCAGAGTCAAGGTCAAGGTCCAGTTGACCTGTGTTTAGAGAACAGACGTGCAAGGTACAGTTATAAAAGGATTTCTCTATAAATCAAGAAAAATATTCCATAAAATGCTTCAGGAATGACTCTTTTTAAGGTTTAATTGGTAGATCACTGCGCAAGGTtttgggttcgattccccgggaacacataatAGATAAAAATtttatagtctgaatgcactgtaagtcgctttggataaaaacgtctgctaaatgaatttaaatttaatttaattaaattaaattttaattaatatgccGATGCTAATAATAACAacgttattttatgtattttgtgtaatgcaatgtttttacacggtttaaggtttaaaaacaaattatttaccACATACCATACACTATTGTTGCTCCTCTCTGACCCACCTTTATGAAACATGTCAATTTTTACAAATCTCATCGTTCTTAAAAGCGacgtgtgctctgattggccagccatccagtgcattgtgattggtcgaatATCTCAAACGTATGACGTTAATGTTACGCCCTTTACCATATTTGGAAACACACATCGTCTACACGACATGGCGCCgacagcaacaatactacagcgagaataagagttatttgcattaacatttgggcggtgttatgtaaatcttcccacacagtgacataaaCATGTTGGGGTGTCTTTAACAAGGCGTGGATAAGtcttaaattttataaagaatatctctttgggtttgagactttagtctttgctacTTTATGGATCTTATATATGCATGAACAGCTGTAGATGGAAAATTGCACTGAAAAATGGGAAGGGAAACAGTCTTAAGAGGAACTAAATAGCTCCTATTGATAGCTTTCAGTCATGTGACCGACTCGAAGACCTAGAGGGCAAAACATCCATAGAACTGCAGCACAAAACTATCAATTTTCCATCTGTTTCACAGCCACAAATATTTAGATCGCCTCTCAAAAGAAAATAACAAAGGtatgtgaacaaaatgcaagttttggcCATTTGCAATCCATATTAAGCACCCGCAGCAATATTTCACTCATTAAACATTGTAAAAACACTTGAAAGtgccttaatatatttaaaacagtaaaattaaaagatcaaattcagtaatcactatattgatgcatggTTTACATATGCAAGCAGATGAGTTCGAAATATGAATGCAATTCGCTTAATGGTTCAGTGGTTTCCTTAGAATGGTTTTCTACGGGAAACAAtttaacatgacattttacaCATTGCGTTTAAATTCTGGCTTCATCTGCTTGCCTGTAAAAAATATACATCATCAATAAGGTGTTtacttaatttcatattttaatgtctGCGTTTTACCACATTACTAAATGCAAACTGGGTAAAAATAACTGGTGGTCAGTGGAGCAAAGCTTCATTTTGTCCGCCAGGTGGGCGTTCCTATGAGTGTGTGACGACACGTGAAAACCATCAATTGGCACaaatactattaattatatttatatagtattatattaattaaagaataaaatatgtaaataaaatgctccatctgcattaatgcatttttatgtgaTATCACTGTGTATGGAGATAATAAGCACTACACCAATCTCACAAAAGTTGCCATAGTGATAACTGTGAGAGGAATAATAGAATGATTGCATGGCGAAGGTTCACAGGAAGGAGTTGTTGACCTCAACAAAAGGTTGAGGAGGACAAAAGTGGAAAATAAGGAGAGAATCTGAAGTgagattttcattattattattatttcctgtgAGGGGAAGAAGAAAAACAGGGAGATTGACAACAGTAGGCAAGAGGGAAGAGCACAAGGAGTTTTGTGGTACCGTAGTCAAGCAGGAGGGAGACCAGATGGAAAGGTGCCCAGCAGGCAGCAAAGAGCAACACCACGGTGGCCATCATTCTTACCGCACGCTTCTTTCTCCTGAGAATGGAAGGCATTTGTATTGTAACAGGCATGTCAATAACAGTACAATCCAGGGTGTCAATCAAACACCATTCCATTTGTACCAGTCTACTAAGACTAACAGTGCAACAATGCAGACGAGACACAATAACGGCAATCAAAGCATCTGATGAATAGGCCTTTCAAAAGCAGAATGCAATGAACCCTCTGTTGCAGACTAACCTGGTAATCTTGTTAATTTCAGATCCTGGCAGTGCTTGGAACATGACGTTGTGTACTTTGTGCTTGCCCCAGAGCTCCCTCATGATCTTCCAGTAGAGGATGGCCATGGTCATCAAGGGGACCAGAAACACCAGGACGGACAAACAGGTAGTGTAGGCTCTCCTCTGGAACTGGCTTGGCCATACTTCCAAACAACAGGTGTGGTGGACATcaaacagaaagtcatatttcaCCTGGGTAGTTAAATATGAGGAAACTTATTATATGAATCCttcttttatttcaatttaaaaaaaaaaatggatggagGGAATGCTAGAGGCagctaaatattcaaatataaaatctaatgaaTTTGTCGAGCAAACAGTGTTGTATAATGCTGCTCATAATGATGCTTTTTAATTCACACACTGACTGGCAGGCATTGCTGATGGTTAAAGATAgctttttgtcctttttataAACCTTATCTGCTGAATGCCTGAAATAGCATGACATAAATCATCATTCGATTGGAGTGATGGATACACATGTCTTTGAGGGACAAAATGTGTGAAAGCTACACATGTAAAGACAATATAAAGCATTGGAAGCCTCCTCCAGCATAGCAACATCTAATTTGATTCTAATAGTGTTGATGCATCTGTTATCTCTGGTGGTAGCTGCAGTGAAGAAAAAATCACGTCAAAGAGACAAGACACGTTCTGCTTATATTTAAACCATCAGCTgcttttttctatttctttcatGTCATCTTTTGGTTTAATAATTGCAAATCGTTTTGCTGATATCTGAGCTGAATACAGATGTTTATGCGCTGTTACAGTACATTGTGTTCTTTATCTTTGACTGAGTTTTGTCTGTTAAATAATACGTCTCAGCACCTGAGTGTGAGTGATCTCAGAATTGCTTGTTTAATCTAAAATTAGTGGTCTGTATAATGGATTGGGATCGTTCTGGAAATTTCAGACAGAATGTAAATGTAGAAATGCATGTGCATGTTTACCTCCACTTTCTGAACAAACCACATGGGAGCCGCTATTGCCAGGGCAACCAACCATACGACCACTGTAAAATGTGGGACAAGACATAATATTTGTCGTTTTGTATTATTTCAAaagaacacaaaggaagatatctTGAAAATGGTCACTGTTTTTGTCAATGGGGTGCAAATTGCACTTTCATTATAGGgacaaaacaaatgtttgtttgtttgtgtttggccATCACATGGCCACagtaaaaaaggcaaaaaacacaacttatttatatatatatacatatgtgtatcttttttttttatagtgccaTTATTATCTAACTCAGTTTCAAAGGGTGGTTTGGGGACAGCAAGGAGTCCACAAACTAAACTCACTGTATTTTATAACATTACTTTTCATTCTGCTTTCTAAAAACTGATCACAAATCAtaagattaattttgtttttgtttttttacttattttatttttattgtaattattcctttgatgacacaatttttttacaccaataaaatggggggggggtctgcataaatattttgttaattaaagtaGAGTTGAGatcatatttaaattatatttttttataatttttacatttccttACAGTATAGTCACATcataaaagttaattaataaattcagttatttaacatttaatgtaaaaaacaattatttttattaataaaaacattctaaacAGTACATTCTACAACAGCAACAACATTTTTTCACAATAACCTCTTTAAACTCTCTTTCCACAACTCACCCAGCATCTTGAAGGCATGAGAAAGAAAGTAGCTGTTTCTGACATGCAGAGGATAAAGGATTCCCTGGAAACGCTCTACAGCAATACAAGTCATGGTGAGCATGCTGGTGGCTATGGCTGTCACTTGTAGGAATGGTATTAACTTGCACAGGAAGTCACCTGTGGGTCAAAAAAATGAATGATGCACAGTGAGTGAATTGGTGAGTCAGACAATTAGTGAATTAGAGAGCAGGAAAATGAACTGATGGAAGACTGTAAATTACTGAAGAGCAAACTGGCTGacctgttttcatatatatatatatacagtagatagGTTTAACTGTTGGCACATAACAATATAAGAAAAAGTACACTAACAAGGCATGCAGAGCAATTTCCGAATAATAGAAGGAAATGTCTTTATGGAAACTGATGAGGACAGAGAGGTGGAGAAGGACCAAAGGCTTAATTTTCTTCATAATTACAATACAGGAGATCAGATTGGGTTTGTGTTGCCATGGATTTAAGGAGCAATCTTCTCCCAGCAGTTCTGAGGAGTCTTCTGTAAGCCactcatttttattttccagatAACTGATCCTGCATAATTCCAAAGGCACACTGGCATAATTGACCGGTTGCATGCTGAACATGGATGTCTGTCATTAAGTGATATCATTAGATGAAAGGTCATTGACTCTTACAATTGACAGAACCTAAAACACAACTTGATGCATACTAATAACATAAGCCATGTAAACTACGCCTGATTTGTAAAGTATTACTGATAATTGaggttatattttaattattctttgTTCTGGTCTATGTTAAGCATTCAATTTTGGCTGGTTAACATGGTCCAGTTAGATCCTGCTGGTTTATTTCATAACTGCACCATCTGGCTgcaaatgcatcttttttttccatTGGCAGCCATTCAACAGTAGTCATGTATTACAGattaataaactacaaaaaaaaaaaataataatgtttaaatgtttgctaaaaaaaaaaatccagctttggtgagcataaaatactaatttaaaacaacatgaaaagATTAATTAAACATTGCTGCTTCAgcaacacaagcacacaaaaacaGCCATGTTATTTACAAAAACACTGTTATTGTAGAAATATAGATTGCTGTGACTAATAGGATTCTAAGAACATCTAGTCAGGTAAAGTGCTTATTTACAATTCAACTGCAGGTTTCACTGGGGACAAGATCTATTTAAATCAAACTATTTAATGATACGCTACTTGCAAATGTTTAAACACAACAGTGAGTGTCCTTCTGATTTCAGCAAGCCTGTAATTGGTCACGACAACTTGTTTATTATTGTACTTACGCCTTTATCGCATTACCGAATGTAGACATTGTGGACGAAGAAGTCTACTTGTAGGATGGCCATGAATATTAATCAGCCTTAGTGAGATTCCGGCTGACGAAAAACACCCAAGGCCCAAACAAAACTTCTATACAGGTCCACTGAAATGTTTGACAGCAGAATAATAAGTAATGTAGAGTCCACATGCAATGTAAATGCaccagttttatgtttttagcaATGATGGAACTGCATCCCTGTTATGTCTATTATGatgaaaataaattcacaaaataaagggacagttcatccaaaaaatcatttattcaccctcaaaccTGTTTTTCAAATGACAATGAAagacaatggggtccaaaacaacactggacatCCATCGTAtagtcaaaatatatatatataaaaaaaaattcaaacaggtTTGGGAGAACATAATGGTAAgtaaaatttaagactttttaaaaagaCTCTTTTTAAAATATCAGTGCTCATTTATGTGCTTCAAGGATGCTACAAAACACTTACATTTCGATTCAGTAACACAGGTCCAAGATACTATATTTATGTATAGATTTCAGAAATCCAATTTCAGGCCTAAGTACAGCTTTGCACACAATTTATTGTATGGCATGAATTCATGTTGCAAGGGCATCTTTTAATCTGTGCAGTGTGCACGTTTACTGAAGTCTGGCACAAACTGTTGTTGAActttagttttgtgaaataaagaaaaaatcttGTAGAAAGCACAGAAAACCTTTACCTTTTAAAAAATTGACTACCATCTATGAGCACTCAATTGTGATGAATGCACTGGAGGTCAAGTGCTTCAAGTGTTTCAAATTGTCTTTGATCATGCATTAACTATATATATCCTTAAAGCTTTACTTTACTTAGCTGTCACGTAATAGAGTTGAAGTTGATGCAACAGGAAACCATGGGAAGAATTGGGCGTCTAAATGGATGTAGACTTTATGAtgcataaaaataacagaaactaACATTTCTGTGAAGCGTGAACATGGTTGAGCCTACCTGCCAACCAGTTGGTGAAGAAGTGCTGCAGCAGTGTGGCAGGAACACACACTATGGATATCAAGAGGTCACTGAGTGCCAATGAACAAATGAAGAAGGTGCTGGGAGACTGCAGAGCTTTCCTGCGACATAAGAGAACCAGCACCGCCCCATTTCCCACCACCGCAAGCCCAAAGATGAGCACGTAGATCAGACCAAAAACTGGAAGCAGGGCGCTGGGGAGTCTGGGGACGGCCACCAGAGGAGGAATGGAGAATTCCTGGATGAACTGCCAGCGAGAGAGGTTGGAAGCCTTCAGCATGAGGTCCAGAAGATGGGCGGTCAGGTTCATGCTGATTGTTCTCAAAGGTTTTATCTGTTTTAGGCACACCTGTATATGCTTGACAATTTGGTTTTAAAATCGATTGTGGTCTAGCAACTTGTTTTAACAATATATGGAGTCTGATCTTCACGATTTCTTTGATTTTGTATTAATGAATGGTTATGTGCGCTCTATTGGTCTGTCTCTCTTTGTAAATGATGGCTTACTGGCatttttctttgttgttcttTGTTTCTGATGAAAACATTCATGCCTTTATCTCATTCCTATTAAGAATATGATTTGTAAGCATTGGTTTTAAGCCACTTGAGGCAGTCTGTAGTGTTTATTGACAGGCTGATACTCAGCTTGACAAAAACCTCTTTAGTCAAAAATTGTGTGACACCAGCATTATAACGACGCCCCACTGTCCACTCTCAGTATGTCAGTAGAATGTCCTTTAGCTGTTCCAGCTCCTTTTTGATATGCCTGATATCACATCATCGCATGACTCATTATTGGCACAATCCTTAGATATCTTCACTGTCCAGGTGTCCGTAATTGTATTGCTTTCTCCATTCTGGATTGAGTTCAGTCATTCTTCACCTTGTAATCTTGCCATATGCTGACAAATGAAGAAACATGGTTCTGTTCAGATGATTTGAATATCCTTGTTCTGAGAGCACATTCCATATGGGTAAAACCTGTCAGTATATAGTTTACTCAAacatcataaaacattttttttttcatagtttagaGAACAGTACTCCATTTACTTTTCAATTTTGTTTAATCAAAAAATGTGCAACTTATAGACTTCAGATCTTTGTTTACTGAGGTACAGTTCTTGAGATGTCGCCCTTTATCTTGGACCCCAtgtcaatatataattttctccTAAAGTTATAATTTTGAAACAGTAAACTGTAATTGGATTTGCATTAaagaaacattacattacattattgttTGCGTATTTTGGATACACAATGAACAAGCATTACAATTACGATGAATGCATCTTATGTTGTAAATATCAAGTCAtcatatatagcctataataacgttcaataataacataataaaataaggGGCGACCAATTTTAAGATATTTACTGCCATATAATCGTTAACTGAAAACAGTCCAATTTTAATCTAATGTTGCATGAacttaaaagtgatattgtcagaAGTTAcgactgcaggtaaaacactaaaCAAACAGATTCGACAGCAAACATCGGATGTTAAAAAACACGTGAAATCGAATCTTCCCCACATCTGGACTGGAGACTCGAGGTGATGCTACGACGTAAACTGATAAATAGTCCACATATTATCTTTCAATAGATCATACAAATAATGGCAAACGCTTCCCTTCTCTGAAAGAGAGTAGTTTCACACAAACTGCTGTGATCTGATCCATTGTCTCGTTATTCCTTCAAAGTTTCTCCGACGCTCGTTTGAACTTCACCTCTCTAAAGACACTTTATTCAGCTCCTCAGCACATCTAGCGcgttttatctatatatttattttcttacctGGAATGAGTCGGTAATGCTTTCCTCTTGCAAGACAGCAAAAGTCGAACAATAACAGTCCAACACTGAACTACTGTAGGAGTAATCAGGAGCCAGAGAAACACACCCCTGGGCTGGGCTGTGACGCTTTATCTGGTAATACTTTCCccttcatctttctttctttctttctttctttctttctttctttctttctttctttctttatgtttctttctttctttctttctttctttctatcaaTCTTAGATCAACGACAAAAAAAGAACAATGccgtttttattgtcatttacaattattacatttatgtagTAAGCTTGACTTCAGTTACAGTTAAACATACAGGAAAAAGCTGCAATAAACTGActtattttagaattatatttacaattttttaacatcatatttaatttaaagtgaCACCCGTGATAGGAAACCCAACAGTCTGTACTTTGATTTGATCtctatgtaaatgtaatgtaaaaaaaaaaaaaaaaaaaaaaatagatttgcaACCAGCTGTTGGCCTTTCTTCATTAATTACACATTACATAACTACAATCACATAATATATGTAATTACAATTTTACTGCAAGAATACTATGATTGTCTTATAGTCTGTTTAGTGTGTTGCTATATCATTCTCAAGCCCCAGTGCATGATTTTCTACTTTTTTTAACTTGCCGTTGAAATAGTAGAAGTGGTTATTTTCGTCTTCAGCATTGACTTTATCAATATTATTTTGGGTAATTTGATTAGAACTCTGATATTTACTCAGAGGTGATGATTGTAGTGCATTCTGCAATATGAAAGATAGGTCTGTTCTCTCTTGTTTATGTGTCATGGCTGAAGGCTCTTTTGGTTTTGGTGTGGTATTGTATAACATCCTTTTCATCATCTTCTCCTGGCATCTTTTCATCCCAGAGCTGGTGCGATGAATTAGTCCAAAGCAGCCTTCTTCATCTGTAGGCAGCGATCCTTCTGCTTCTTTACTTGGTGGTGTTTCATCTTCTGGTATCAGTTTCTCAATTTCTTTTGTGTATTCTCTTTCAGGAAGTTCTGTTGTCATTTCTATCCGATGTTTAATCTCTATGAAAGTGTGTTCATGTCTTCTTAAAGGGCTGGATGTAACTAATTCATTAGTAGCTTTTGTTGCAAGATGTTTTGAACTTAAACCATCGTATTTCGACTGTAGTTCTTCATGCGTGGTATCTGTTATCTGTGTTTGTAACTCAATTTCCGTTGTACGGTCTGTTTCAAGACTCTGTGTTGTCATTGTTTTCTCATGTTCAGTCctaattaaatcagcatattttcttGCTGTAACTAATTCATTTATACCTTCTGTTGCAAGGTGTTTTGAATTTAAATCACTAATTTTAATCATCTTTTTCTGGCATCTTTTCAACCCAGAGCTGGTGCGATGAATTAGTCCAAAGCAGCCATCTTCATCTGTAGGCAGTGATCCTTCTGTTTCTTTGCTTGGTGGTGTTTTATCTTCTAGTGGCAATATCTTCATTTCTTTTGTATATTCCTTTTCAGGAAGTTCTGTTGTCATTTCTATCTGATGTTTAATCTCTATGAAAGTGTGTTCATGTCTTCTTAAAGGGCTGGATGTGACTAATTCATTAGTACCTTTTGTTGCCAGATGTTCTGAACTTAAACCATCATATTTTGACAGTCTTTCTTCATGTGTGGTATCTGTTCTCTTCACAGGTGTTTTATCTTCTGGTGTTTGTAACTCAATTTCCGTTGTACATTCTGTTTCAAACCTCTGTGTTGTCATTCCTTTCTCATGTTCAGTCataattaaatcagcatattttcttGCTGTAACTAATTTATTTATACCTTCAGTTGCAAGGTGTTCTGACTTTAAATCGCTCATTTTAATCATCTTTTTCTGGCATCTTTTCAACCCAGAGCTGGTGCGATGAATTAGTCCAAAGCAGCCATCTTCATCTGTATGCCATGATGCTTCTGTTTCTATGATTGGTGGTGATTTAGTTTCCACCCCTGGTACAGCCATTGTTGGCTTCATTTCTTTCCCTTCCATTGATTGTATCTCCAGATTATCTTCAAGTTTTTCTGTTGAGCACTTTGAGTCTGTTGCACATCCTGTATCAGGAAGCATTTCATGCTCTGTCGGTGTGACATCGTGTTCTCTGGAATTGGTTGGTGTCACTGGCTCATTTGTACTTTTTGTTGCTCGACCTTCTGACATTAAGTCATCAAGTTCTGGGTGTCTTTCTGTGGTATCTGTTCTCTCCATGGGTGTTTTATCTTCTGGTGTTTGTAATTTGATTTCTGTTGCACATTCAGTTTCAAGAGCCTCTGTTGTCAATAATGTCTCTTGTCTGGTTGAAATTAAATCATCTGCATATTTTATTGAAGTGGTTGGTGTCACTGGTTCAGTTGTTCCTTTTGACTCAATATTTTCTTCATGTGTGGTTGCTGTTGTCATCACAGGTGTTTTATCTTCTAGTGTTTGTAACTTGATTTCTGTTGTACATTCAGTTTCAAGAGGCTCTGTTGTCAATAATATCTCTTCTCTGGTTGAAATAAAATCTTCTGCATATTTTATGGACATGGTTAGTGTCACT is a genomic window containing:
- the LOC113038707 gene encoding pyroglutamylated RFamide peptide receptor-like, which gives rise to MNLTAHLLDLMLKASNLSRWQFIQEFSIPPLVAVPRLPSALLPVFGLIYVLIFGLAVVGNGAVLVLLCRRKALQSPSTFFICSLALSDLLISIVCVPATLLQHFFTNWLAGDFLCKLIPFLQVTAIATSMLTMTCIAVERFQGILYPLHVRNSYFLSHAFKMLVVVWLVALAIAAPMWFVQKVEVKYDFLFDVHHTCCLEVWPSQFQRRAYTTCLSVLVFLVPLMTMAILYWKIMRELWGKHKVHNVMFQALPGSEINKITRRKKRAVRMMATVVLLFAACWAPFHLVSLLLDYGQLDLDLDSEFLLVSVVQILGFSNSVCNPLVYAALNTTFKRDLLALLTRGCSGARGYCCSSCSCWSWRSHKRVGISAVESVEPRRGLETKCRQGGNRSWSKPAWEGEPERPTSNTFPPMNLLSAIRPKKTSSTMILSVIDPPHTDSTSGSDRPLTGILSK